Within the Streptomyces sp. NBC_00353 genome, the region GGCGACTGGTGGTAACCGAGCGTGCCCCGCTGGCACCTCCCGCACCGGACGTCACTCATCTGATGTCCTGGGCGGAACACGGCTACGGCGCCAACCTCCGCCTGGCCGACTTCGCCACCGACCGAACCGCGCTGGCGACGCACCATCAAGGAGAGACACTCACCGCCGAGCACGGCTTCCCCCTGCACCTCGTCGTCCCGCACCTCTACGGCCACAAAGGCCCCAAGTCACTACGCGGCATCAAGTACTTGACGGAAGACGGCCGGCGGCTTCTGGGAAGAACGTGGCTGCCTCAACATCGGCGGCCCCTGTCAAGGACAGCGCTACTCCTACCAGGCGCGACCAGTCGACGGGTCACCCCTGTCACCGTGGCCGCGCCCCGGGCGACGCGGACAGCGAGGTGCCTGAGACGTGTTCCCCCCGCGACATCCGGACGTCCGTTGCGTCCGCGGGCCACTGGCATCGCCTCCTGCCGTGTCCAAGATCAGCAACCGCAGGACAGGACCGGGACCGATGCTGACGACTTACTGACCTGCACCCCAGCAAAATGGCTCTGACCTGCATGAATACCAAGACAGACCGACCAGTCCTAGGTCCTGTGACCAACAGGCCACGTCCCGAGTCGGCCGTCGGTCACCAACCGGAGGTGCTGTCGTCGCGACGAGTGACGCCAGGCCGCGTGTTCACTGACCACATGTGTGTGCACCGCGGACACTGAAGGTGAACGACCGGTCCGTTGCTGGATATCAGATAGCGCCAGTGCTCACCGCAGTTACGGCGACCGGCGCAGGGCTCGCAATGGCGGGCGTCGTCGCAGACGGGGCAGGCGAGCCAGGCCCGGCGGGCAACGTCCGCCTGTGGATCAATGGGCAGCCGCACGGCCCGGCTCCCCTCCTGGCAGGACGCCGGCCGCCACGAGCAGGTCGTAGGTGCGCTGCTGCTCGGCGTCGAGGTTCGAGTAGAGGAGCGTGTAGGCCTCGTCCTCGCTCTGGAGAGCGGCGATCGGGTCCCAGTCGGGCCCGAGTGCGGTCACGACCTCCGCCCGTCGTCGAGCTTCCTCGAAGGTCAGATCGATGCTGAAGGGTATGGGACCGGTGAGATTTTCCTCGTTCATTGTGTGACTTTCGATGAGTGTCGGAATTCCACATTTATCAGGCGACTGCAGCGACAGGGAAGGGTGACCTAAGTCGCCCCGGAGCGACGCGGTATCCGGCCCGTCAACGGGGAACCTTCAGATCGGCAGACAGCAGTGGGCCGTTGCCGGCACCGGGAACCAACAGCGAACACGGCTCCCCACACGGCACTGTGACGTACTTCACGGGGTTTGCCGCATGGACCTGGGCGCGCTGACGCGCGAGCAGGCGGTGCAACAGGTGAGCCGGGCTACCGTCCATCCGTCTCTGGGCCGGCAGATCGCCACGGACGCCGACCGGGCCGGCCGCACCTGCCCCGGTCAGCGTCGCACTCGGCCGACTCGGTGCCGCAGGTGGTGCGCTGTATCAACAACGCCGGCAGGAGTACCGACGCCTGCCGGAAGGCCGGTTCCGGCGTGGCTCCTGCGTTCGCAGCAGGGGTCTCGGCCACCAGAACTGGCCGAACCGGCCGAGAGCGTCCCGAGGCCCCTCCTGGTGACGGCCGGAGCCGCTGGCGCCCTCGGGAGGGCGCAGCCCGAGCGACATGCCGCCGCGGCGGCCGGCCATCTGGCTTCGACCGCGAGGTCTACCACCGACGGAACACCGCCGAGCGCTGCACAGGTCGATCACCGCATCCAGCACCAACCTTTGATCGGCCCACGGGGCGAACTCAGCTTTCGCCCAAACGCCTCGGCGACCGAACTCTTCCCTGCACCGGGCAGCCCCGACATCACGATCAACATGGGCGACACCCTCGCATGCACACCCGACCGACCCGCCGACCAGAAACGCCATAACGGGGCAAGCATCCGCTGCCCGGTTATCCAGTCACGCCGCATCTACAGGATCTGACGATTGCTCGTGCAGCGCTCGTGCGGTCAGATGACGAGGCAGACGGCCCATGTCGCACCCCGGGTCCCGCCCTTTACCGTGCGGACGACCTCGCCAATGGGAGGCTAGCAGCGGCAGTTGAGCCAGCAGGCTGCGGCAAAGGCCCCGTCTTCTTGCCCTGGGTCTTGTCGGCGATCTTGGAGACCTGCGTTCTTGCAGCTCCTGTACCTGGCCACGGCTGGCTGAGTAGCCGTCATTGGTCGTCGTCGGCCGTCCCGTTGCAGCGAGCCGTTCTGCGAACAATCATGGCCCTCATGGAGCGACCGAGGCAGATCATCGAGTGCGGAGACTTCGTCCTGCGACGCTGGCGGGGGCAGATCGACTTCGCTCCGGCATTCAAATTGATCGAGGAGTCTCTGGACCACTTGCGCCCCTGGGAGCCGTGGGCCGCCCGTCACAGCGAGAAGAGCACCCGCGACTTCCTCGCGAAGTCCGAGTCGAACTGGGCAAGCGGTGACGTATACAACTACGCCATCGCCAAGGACGGCACTCTCATTGGCATGTGCCAGACCTACCGCGGGGCCGAAGCCCAGGGCCGGCGCATGGGGTACTGGCTGCACCCTGCCGCCACTGGCCAGGGCATCGCCACGAGAGCGACGGCGGCCATGATCACCGAGATGTTCACCCTGCCGGACGTGGAGTACCTGGAAATCGCGCACGACCTGGCCAACACCTCCAGCGCCGCGATACCACGCCGGTTGGGCTTCACCGAAGTCCTGCGTGAACAGGTATCACCGCCCGCAGCTCCCTCAGGCAGTGGGATCGCCGCGGTCTGGCGGCTGAACCGCCCTACGCCACCCGTTCACGGCACTCCGTGCCCCTGAATATCTGAACCCACCGAGCTCAGCTCCTGCCCCTTCGGCACGAAAACAGACGACCTATAAAGCCGTAGGGCCGACCGCCCCAGCCGCATCGGGTTTTCCGCCTCCGTCCGCAGCACGTAGCGCCCCGCCGGGCGCGGCCAGCCGGGGCCAAGACAGGAGGCAGGCCGCGCGCCACAAAGGCTTCAAGCACCCGGCTGCGCTCCGCTCCGCCGGGCGCGCTTCCCGGCTCCGCTGCGGGCGCCGCTCCTGCCTCCGGCCCGCTCCGCCCGCGCTGCGCCGACGCGCGCCCACACATGGATAGGACCGGAGGCCATGAGTCGATCACCGCATAGAGCGGCCCACGGCCAAGACAATGCCTCCGGCGGGGGATCGTCCGACACCGGGATGGGAGCTGGGGAGGTGGCGGGTTGAGGAGGTGGCAAGGTCCAGCGATCATCTTCGTCACGGTGCGCTGGGGTGTGGTCGAAGGCCCGCCGGGTTTGAGGCGTGAGGGGTCAGCCGACGCAGCCGGTGACGATGACGGGGCTGTCGTCGCAGTTGGTGGGGATGTTGTTCCGGATCTCGGACCGGTTCACTGTCGTGAACTGGGGGTTGGTCCACACGCCGCCCGGTGCTGTGGTGGAGGCGTTGTTGTTCACCTCACTGTGGTCGAACGTCACCGTACCGCCGGAGTTGAGGATGCCGCCGGCCTGTGAAGTGCCGGGGCCGTTCGCGCTGTTGCGGTCGACCGAGCTGTCGCGCAGCACCAGGGTGCCGGATTCTTGGAGAATGCCGCCTCCCTCGCCGCCGGCGCCTCCAACGACGTTGCCGGAGACCTCGGTCTTGATGAGCGTCGCCGAGGAACTATTGAAGATCCCGCCGCCCCCCAAACCCGCGGCGGTGTTGTTGAGGATCCTGCTGTTGATGAACTGGACAGTGCCGTTGTCGTTGCTGATGCCACCGCCGTAACCGCCGCTGGTGTTGTTCTTCAGGGTGGTGTTGCGATAGACGGCGTCACCGCTGGCCTGGTCGATGGCACCGCCGTTACCGGCGGCGAAGTTGTGGGCGAACACGACCCCGTCGGTGGTGACGTCACCGTCCGACTGCAGACCTCCGCCCTCGCCGCCCGCGTTGTTGACGGTGAACTCGCTGCGGGTGATGTACGCCTTGGCTCCTGACTCAAGATCGACGCCGCCCCCCTGGTTGGCGGCGGTGTTGTTGTCGAGGGTGACCTTGTTGAGCTTCAGATTGCCGGAGCTGTCGACGAGGATGCCTCCCCCGTCATCGGGTGCGTTGCCGCCGCGGATCGTGAGGTCGTCGAGCCGCAGATCACCGGTGGAGGTGACGTGGAAGATGCGGAAGACACCGGCCGTCAGCCCGTCACGGACGATCGTGGAGCCCCGGCCCTCGATGGTGAGTTGCCTGTCGATGGGGGGCAGTCCGTCGGCGCCGGCGTAGGCCGTGGTCAGGTGGTAGGTGCAGTGGCGGGCGAGGACGAGCGTGGATCCCGCCGGCGCCGTGGCGAGCGCGGTGGTCAGCGCCGTGGTGTCGCACGGCACCGGGATACCCGATCCTGCCGCGTCGGCCGGTACCGCGCTCACGCCGTTGACCACGAGCGTGGCCAGGGCGGCGATGCCGGACAGTGTGGTGTACCGCATGGCTCTCCTTGAAGTGCAGGAACCGCCGGAGCACCGACGGCCCCTCGTCCGCCTCCCGGACACAGGGAGCAGCAATGCCCCCTCCCGCACCACTTCCAGCGAAACCGCAACACCTCCTCACCCAGACACAGCAGCAAATACGACCAACCGGCTGAATCCATTGCCCGACAGGACTGCAAGACGATGACACTTCCCCATCACACCCTCCCGGTGGCTTTGTTCACGAGTTGCGTCGTCAGTTGTTCACGGGTTTGGGAGGCACCAGATCCACGGTCGGGTGATGTTCACGAGTTTTGACGGCAGTGGGGTCCTTGCCACGGGAGCATCGGGGTGTTCCTGGTGAAAGGCCCTGGTCATGCCGCAGATGCCGAAGGTCGAGCTGTATGCCGCGATTCGGCGCGACCACCGCGGCGGCATGACGATGCGGGAGATCGAGCGCAAGTACAACGTGTCGTGGCGGACGGTCCGCGGGGCCGTGGACTCGGTCTGGCCGGAACCTCGGAAGAAGCTGCCGCCGCGCCCGACTGCGCTGGACCCGTACAAGGCGGTGATCGACGGGATCCTGCGGGCGCACCTGGATGCGCCGCGCAAGCAGCGGCACACGGTCACGTTCCGCACCAACCGCTACTCGGTGCCGGTGAGGCTGATCGGCAAGCGGGTCAGGGTGATGCTGCACGCCTCTCACCTGGTGGTTTACGACAAGAATGTGGAAGTGGCCCTCCATGAGCGGCTGATCGCCAAGGGCAGCTGCCGCCTGGAACTGGACCACTACCTCGAAGCCCTGATCCGCAAGCCAGGCGCCTTCCCCGGCGCGACCGCACTCGAGCAGGCCCGCTCCGCCGGCAAGTTCACCCCTGTCCATGACGCCTGGTGGGCCGCAGCGGTCAAGGCACACGGCGACACCGAGGGCACCCGGGCCTTGATCGAGGTGCTCCTGATGGCCCGGCACATCCCGCACGAGTACCTGGTCGCCGGTCTGGCGACCGCGTTGCGGGCCGGGACCCTGACCGCGGACGCGGTCGCCCTGGAGGCCCGCAAAGCCGCCCAGACCGAGGATGAACCCGGTCCAGCCACCTCGTCTGCGCTGGCCACCGGGCAGCCGCCGGCGACCGTGACGTTCCTGCACGAGTGGAAGCTGAACCACCTGCCGCCGGACACCAGGCCACTGCCCTCGGTGACGCCCTACGACCAGTTGCTCCGACGTCGCGCCAGCGGCGGTGACCACCGAGAGGGAGAAGCACAGTGACCCTGCCTCGCCAGCGAGGACTGACCGAGCAAGCCGCCACCACCGCCATCGACACCGCCTGCCGTCTGCTGCGGCTGCCGTCGATCCGCAACGAGTTCGCCGACATCGCCGACCGGGCCGCCAAGGACCAGATGACCTACCGCGGCTTCCTCGCCGAGCTGCTGATGGCGGAGTGCGACGACCGGGCCCGCCGACGCTCGGAACGGCGGATCAAGGCGGCCGGGTTCCCGAGGGAGAAGTCACTACGGGCCTTCGACTTCGACGCCAACCCCAACGTCGACGCGGCCACCATCAACACCCTCGCCAGCTGCGAGTGGATCAAGAAGGGACAGCCGCTCTGCCTGATCGGCGACTCCGGCACCGGCAAGTCCCACATGCTCATCGCCCTGGGCACCGAGGCCGCCATGAAGGGCTACCGCGTCCGCTACACGCTCGCCACCAAGCTGGTGAACGAGCTGGTTGAAGCCGCCGACGAGAAGCAGTTGAACAAGACCATCGCCCGCTACGGCCGCGTCGACCTTTTGTGCATCGACGAGCTCGGGTACATGGAACTGGACCGGCACGGCGCCGAGCTGCTGTTCCAGGTTCTGACCGAGCGGGAGGAGAAGAACAGCGTCGCCATCGCCTCAAACGAGTCGTTCGGAGGCTGGACGAAGACCTTCCCCGACCCCCGTCTCTGCGCCGCCATCGTCGACCGGCTCACCTTCAACGGCACCATCATCTAGACCGGATCCGACTCCTACCGCCTGGCCAGCACCCGAGCCCGTGCCGAACACGCAGAAGCGGGCTGATCAACCGCTCCACCGCCTGGCCGGCAACCGTTAAAGGTCGGCCAGGCCGACATCATCCGAGCGGGACAGGCCCTCCAACCCGGGGACCAGCGTCCAGATGAGCTGCGATGCGCGTAATCGTCCGGGCATTGTCCTGGAACAGATGCGCCTGCATGCCCGCCGCCTGAGCAGCCTCAACATTTACTGCGAGATCGTCGATGAACAGACAGCTCTCCGGCCGCACCTCCAGGCTGGCGCATACGGTCTCGAAGGCACGCGGGTCCGGCTTCTCGATGCCGATCTCGTGCGAGTACACGATTTGCTCGACCAGTTCGTCGAAGTGATACAGCGCGGTCTCCCGTTCCCGGGCACCGACGAAGCTGTTGCTTAGGATGCCCAGCCTGCAGCTTCCTCGCAGCCCACGCACGTAAGCGATGAGCTCCTCGTTAGGCGTTCCCAGGTACTCCGCCCAGAGATCAGCCATGAAGGCTTCAACCTGGGGCGCGTCGAGCCCCAAGCGTGCTGCCACCTGCTCGTGAACCTCTCGTTCACTGATACTCCCGACGCTCCCGGCTTGCCACACGTCGCGCATCCGCTCATGCACAGTGCCGAACGGCAACCCCAGCCGCTCTTCCCACCGCTGCACACACCCCGTTTCCGGCGTGATCTCCAGCACGCCACCGATATCGAGAATGACGCAGGTCGCCGTCACTCGAACTCCCCCTCTTCGTCCAGCCCGGCTGGCGAGCGCACACCGCTCGCTCGTGTGATCTACGGAGACACTGTCGCCCTTCCCTCTGGGGCAAGGTCAAGCGATCTTGAAACCTTGTGGCAGCCCTGTTGCGAGCCGCCGACACGACTCGGCTGCATGGGCAGGTGCCTTCAAAACTCGTGACGAACCGCGGAGTCCTCGGCCGGACGACGACGTCAGAACTCGTCAACAAACGCTGTCGCAAGAAGTGATCGAAGCCACTCCCGGCGAGCTGCGCAGGCAGGCAATGGAGAACGACGTTCGAACGTCTCAGAGCAGACCTCGCTCGCGTGCAGCAGCGAAGTACAGCAACCACAGCAACCGCCCCCGTCCCACAGCGTCCTCGCAAAGCCGTAGCGCGACCAGTACGACCCTCACTGACCGATCCACATAGAGCTACGGATCAGAAGGTGTCCGTGCCCGATCCGTGCCCGACAGGGCGGGGAACCACGGTCAACTACGGGCGCTAAGGCGAGCTCCAGGGTTCCCCTTGGCTTCCGTCCCCGCTGGTCAGTTCGCCGATGGGGGCCCAAGACCCGGTGATTCCCAAGCTCAGAGTGTGGGCTACCTGCCAGCGCCCTGCGACGCCGGGCCCAGAACGTGATCGGCTTGGACTGGCCAGTCGTGGGCCATGTGTGGGCCAGGCGAGACGCCCGGGGTGCTGCCTCGGGCGTAAGCGCAGGTCAGTGCATAGTCAGTTACTCCCGCTGCCCGGTCTTGAAACCCGTTCCCGTCGTGCACAGCCTCCTCGCACGACCTTAAGACAGGGGCCTCTTGCTTTTTAAGACCCGCCTTCGAAGAAGCCGGACTTCAGGTCCCCGATGATGACGTCGAGTGGATGCCCACTCACGGTGAGCGGTCCACTCCAGGGCGCGGTGAGTGCGAAGAGCAACGCCAGGCTCAGCCCGACCACACTCGCAACGCCCAGAACGAGCAGTGATGTTCGCAGGCTGCTGCAGAAGGTGAGTGCGCCGGCGTTCACGATCAAGGCCAGTCCGCCGACCACAAGCGTGACAACGTAGAGCGCGGGTACGTCGCGCGAGGCAGCCGCAACGCGTGCGCGACGACTATTGGTGACGCTGTCCAGGGAAACCAGCAGCTCCGTGCTCGCCGGGGTTCCCAGCTCAGGCCGGGCCGCCTCGGCACGCACGCTCCGCTCCAGCCGTGCGATCGCGTGAGCGGTGGCCGGGTCGTCACCGGACGCCGCTGCCGCACCCTCCCATTCCCTGACACGCGTGGCCTGCAGGTAGTCCAGCAGTGCCGAATGGATCGGCTCCGACTGGACTCGCGGACTTGTCGCCGACCACGCCAGGCGGGAGGCTGCGGCCGCCTCGTCGCTCACCAACTGCTCTGCTGCGCGCAGGTAGCTGGCCTCGCTGGCCAGCGAGAGTGCCGCAAAGATCGCGAAGGCGGCGCCGAGTGTAGGCATCAGGGGCATGGCAATCTGGGGCACCCGATCCTGTTCCCCGACCGGTACGAGCGCCCGGACGCCGACCCGCGCCACGGCCGCGACCAGTAGGGCAAGGAAGAGCCAGCCAACAACCAATACCACCGTCGGCAGCGAGGCCAACCAGTTCACCACATCACCTACAGCGCGTTCCCGCGAGCGTCACACGGCGGCGCCCCACGACCTGGACCTTCAACGAACGCTCCATGATCACAGGTCGAAGACCTCCGATGCCCGCGACGCACGGCACCGGCACCTCGCTTCGTTGGCCAATCAGCCGAGTACGGCCCAGTGCGACGCTGTTCGGCCGCCTTGCGATGCACCGCATCTGACGCCTTTTGTTATCCGCCCAAGGTTGCGAGACGCGCTGTTAGCCCGGCCTCTGCCGCCTGTCGAATGCGTGCCGAAGGCCGGTCGACGAGACGCCAAGCACGGGAAGAGGAGCAGGTCAGCAGGGGTATGACACCCAACCCACCAAGCGCCTTCTAAGCGCTTGGCTTCATCGATCAGCAAGTTGTGGTGACTGCAGTGTCTGACGGCAACGTCAGCGCACTCGATCGCTTCTGAGCGGCTCTTGGGTCACTCACCGTGCTGTGTCATCGGTTTGTCGCCCAGGCGGGCCGTTCAGTTGGTAGAACTCCTAAAGCGGGTGTCGCAGGTTCGAATCCTGCCGGGGGCACAGCACTAAGGGCCAGTTCGGAGGCTTGATCCTCTCGAACTGGCCCTTTCGCGTGGTCACGTCCGTGCCACACACGTGCCACTACGTCCCGGTGTTTCCCTGCCGTTGGCGGATCATCGACCCCAGCCGATCGGCGATTGCACGGTCTCGGTCGGCGGTCATGTGCTGATAGATCAGCGCGGCACGGGCGGTGCTGTGCCCCATGCGCGTCATCAGCTCACGCGTGCTCGCCCCGGCAGCGGCCAGGGTGTTTCCCGTGTGCCGTAGATCATGGAAGTGCACATCGGCAGCGATGCCCGCATCCTTGCGCGCCTTGATCCAGTCGTCCCGGAAGTTGCTGCGCCGTAACTGTCCGCCCTGGGGGCCAATGAAGACGTGGCCGTCACGGCCTGCCCCCGCATAGAGCTCCAGGTGCTCAATGACGTCGGCCAGGATCTCGTCCGGGAAGGCGACGGGGCGGACGCCGGCCGCCGACTTCGGAGCCTTGTCGAAGAGCTTGCCGTCCTGCATCTCGGCCTGGGCGCGCTGTACCAGGACCACCCGCCCGGCAGTACCGACTGCTGGGAGAGGACCGCTTCGCCGAGAACCTCGCCCATGAAGTGATCCGGGCGGGCACGGACTTCGACGGCTCCGAACGCTCACCAATGCGCATGGCGGAAGCGCGGATCACCCTCGGCGTGGTGGCAGCCCGACAGGGCGACTTGGACCAGGCAGTCAACTACGGCGAGTGGGCGCTAAAAGGTGACCGCCAGTCTCTGCCCTCCCTGCTCATGGTCAGCCGAGAACTGGCGGCCATCGTCAACCGGGACTACGCCACGGAGGCGGCAGGCCGGGAGTACCTGGATCACCTGACCACGCTCACTCGCACCAGCTGAGGGTTGTCCCGCATATAGAGACGGCTCATGTGCGGTTCAGCGCCATGAACA harbors:
- a CDS encoding DUF6400 family protein, with the translated sequence MNEENLTGPIPFSIDLTFEEARRRAEVVTALGPDWDPIAALQSEDEAYTLLYSNLDAEQQRTYDLLVAAGVLPGGEPGRAAAH
- a CDS encoding zeta toxin family protein — protein: MRRDWITGQRMLAPLWRFWSAGRSGVHARVSPMLIVMSGLPGAGKSSVAEAFGRKLSSPRGPIKGWCWMR
- a CDS encoding GNAT family N-acetyltransferase; amino-acid sequence: MERPRQIIECGDFVLRRWRGQIDFAPAFKLIEESLDHLRPWEPWAARHSEKSTRDFLAKSESNWASGDVYNYAIAKDGTLIGMCQTYRGAEAQGRRMGYWLHPAATGQGIATRATAAMITEMFTLPDVEYLEIAHDLANTSSAAIPRRLGFTEVLREQVSPPAAPSGSGIAAVWRLNRPTPPVHGTPCP
- a CDS encoding Mu transposase domain-containing protein is translated as MPQMPKVELYAAIRRDHRGGMTMREIERKYNVSWRTVRGAVDSVWPEPRKKLPPRPTALDPYKAVIDGILRAHLDAPRKQRHTVTFRTNRYSVPVRLIGKRVRVMLHASHLVVYDKNVEVALHERLIAKGSCRLELDHYLEALIRKPGAFPGATALEQARSAGKFTPVHDAWWAAAVKAHGDTEGTRALIEVLLMARHIPHEYLVAGLATALRAGTLTADAVALEARKAAQTEDEPGPATSSALATGQPPATVTFLHEWKLNHLPPDTRPLPSVTPYDQLLRRRASGGDHREGEAQ
- a CDS encoding HAD family hydrolase translates to MTATCVILDIGGVLEITPETGCVQRWEERLGLPFGTVHERMRDVWQAGSVGSISEREVHEQVAARLGLDAPQVEAFMADLWAEYLGTPNEELIAYVRGLRGSCRLGILSNSFVGARERETALYHFDELVEQIVYSHEIGIEKPDPRAFETVCASLEVRPESCLFIDDLAVNVEAAQAAGMQAHLFQDNARTITRIAAHLDAGPRVGGPVPLG
- a CDS encoding bestrophin-like domain, translated to MNWLASLPTVVLVVGWLFLALLVAAVARVGVRALVPVGEQDRVPQIAMPLMPTLGAAFAIFAALSLASEASYLRAAEQLVSDEAAAASRLAWSATSPRVQSEPIHSALLDYLQATRVREWEGAAAASGDDPATAHAIARLERSVRAEAARPELGTPASTELLVSLDSVTNSRRARVAAASRDVPALYVVTLVVGGLALIVNAGALTFCSSLRTSLLVLGVASVVGLSLALLFALTAPWSGPLTVSGHPLDVIIGDLKSGFFEGGS
- a CDS encoding tyrosine-type recombinase/integrase, with protein sequence MVLVQRAQAEMQDGKLFDKAPKSAAGVRPVAFPDEILADVIEHLELYAGAGRDGHVFIGPQGGQLRRSNFRDDWIKARKDAGIAADVHFHDLRHTGNTLAAAGASTRELMTRMGHSTARAALIYQHMTADRDRAIADRLGSMIRQRQGNTGT